A window of the Sulfurospirillum tamanense genome harbors these coding sequences:
- the nifH gene encoding nitrogenase iron protein, with the protein MAELRQIAFYGKGGIGKSTTSQNTLAAMAHYFGKNIMIVGCDPKADSTRLILHEKKQNTILQLAADLGSVEDLELEDALQEGAGMFGKTTPNGWINCAESGGPEPGVGCAGRGVITAINFLEEEGAYDEDGLDFVSYDVLGDVVCGGFAMPIREGKAQEIYIVMSGEMMAMFAANNISKGILKYANTGGVRLAGLICNARMTDREYDLANALAESLSTQMIHFVPRNNIVQNAEIRRMTVVEYSPESDQAKEYKELARKIVANDFKVIPTPLEMDDLEDLLMEFGLEEAVDAENIGKSAVA; encoded by the coding sequence ATGGCAGAGTTACGACAAATCGCCTTTTACGGTAAAGGTGGTATCGGAAAATCCACGACGTCTCAAAACACGCTCGCGGCTATGGCGCACTATTTTGGCAAGAACATCATGATTGTGGGCTGTGACCCTAAAGCGGACTCTACCCGCCTTATCTTGCACGAAAAAAAGCAAAACACCATCTTGCAGCTTGCTGCGGATTTGGGTTCTGTGGAAGACTTGGAGCTTGAAGACGCGCTTCAAGAAGGTGCTGGCATGTTTGGTAAAACAACACCAAACGGTTGGATTAACTGTGCCGAATCAGGCGGTCCAGAGCCAGGAGTTGGTTGTGCAGGTCGTGGGGTAATCACCGCGATTAACTTCCTCGAAGAAGAGGGTGCGTACGATGAAGACGGCCTAGATTTCGTCTCTTACGACGTTCTTGGTGACGTTGTGTGCGGCGGTTTTGCGATGCCGATTCGCGAAGGAAAAGCCCAAGAGATTTACATCGTTATGAGTGGTGAGATGATGGCAATGTTTGCCGCCAACAACATCTCCAAAGGGATTTTAAAATACGCCAACACCGGTGGTGTACGTCTTGCAGGTCTTATTTGTAACGCCCGTATGACAGACCGTGAGTATGACCTAGCTAATGCTTTGGCCGAGAGCCTTAGCACGCAGATGATTCACTTTGTGCCACGTAACAACATCGTTCAAAACGCAGAAATTCGCCGTATGACCGTGGTTGAGTATAGCCCAGAATCCGACCAAGCTAAAGAGTACAAAGAGTTAGCACGCAAAATCGTTGCCAACGACTTTAAAGTGATTCCAACGCCACTTGAGATGGACGACTTGGAAGACTTGTTGATGGAATTTGGTCTTGAGGAAGCGGTTGACGCAGAAAACATCGGCAAATCCGCCGTAGCTTAA
- the nifD gene encoding nitrogenase molybdenum-iron protein alpha chain produces the protein MGLETLEEQQRRALAEVLDAYPEKAKKNRSKHLGVGTPEDDASKTCGGVRSNKKTVPGVMSQRGCAYAGSRGVVWGPIKDMIHISHGPIGCGQYSRGGRRNYYIGTTGIDAFTTMNFSTDFQEKDIVFGGDKKLNKSLDEINELFPLNNGISIQSECPIGLIGDDIGAVSKEKTKETGKVVIPVNCEGFRGVSQSLGHHIANDAIRDYVFPQFSAEAKDLVSTPYDVAIIGDYNIGGDAWSSRILLEEMGLRVVAQWSGDATFKEMAMTPKVKLNLLHCYRSMNYISRHMEKEYGIPWMEYNFFGPSRTDESLRKIAAFFDESIQAKTEEVIAKYKKMYDEVLAKYRPRLEGKKVMLFVGGLRPRHVIGSYEDLGMHVIGTGYEFAHDDDYKRTTEEIARSTIIYDDVNEYELEAFVKKMQPDLVASGIKEKYVFQKMGLPYRQMHSWDYSGPYHGYDGFAIFAKDMDLAINSPVWSHSKAPWDNN, from the coding sequence ATGGGACTAGAAACACTCGAAGAACAACAACGTCGCGCGCTTGCGGAAGTCTTGGATGCGTATCCAGAAAAGGCTAAAAAGAACCGCTCAAAGCATCTAGGTGTAGGCACTCCTGAGGATGATGCCTCCAAAACCTGTGGCGGGGTACGCAGCAACAAAAAAACCGTTCCAGGCGTCATGAGCCAACGTGGATGTGCGTACGCTGGAAGTCGCGGGGTGGTCTGGGGGCCCATTAAGGACATGATTCACATCTCCCACGGCCCTATTGGTTGCGGTCAATACAGCCGAGGCGGACGCCGAAACTATTACATCGGGACCACAGGGATCGATGCCTTTACGACCATGAACTTTAGTACCGATTTTCAAGAAAAAGACATCGTGTTTGGTGGGGATAAAAAGCTTAACAAGAGTTTAGATGAGATCAACGAGCTTTTCCCGCTCAATAACGGCATTTCCATCCAGTCAGAGTGCCCCATCGGCCTCATCGGGGATGACATCGGCGCGGTTTCTAAGGAAAAAACCAAAGAAACAGGCAAGGTCGTCATTCCTGTAAACTGCGAAGGGTTCCGTGGCGTAAGCCAGTCTTTGGGACACCACATCGCCAACGATGCCATCCGCGACTACGTCTTTCCACAGTTTAGCGCGGAAGCTAAAGACCTTGTAAGCACGCCTTATGACGTGGCCATCATTGGGGATTATAACATCGGTGGCGATGCCTGGAGTTCACGTATTTTGCTCGAAGAGATGGGGCTTCGCGTTGTTGCTCAGTGGAGTGGAGACGCGACCTTTAAAGAGATGGCCATGACGCCTAAAGTGAAGCTGAACTTGTTGCACTGCTACCGTAGTATGAACTACATCAGCCGCCACATGGAAAAAGAGTACGGGATTCCTTGGATGGAGTACAACTTCTTTGGCCCCAGTCGCACCGATGAGAGCTTGCGTAAAATCGCCGCTTTCTTTGACGAGTCCATCCAAGCCAAAACCGAAGAAGTAATCGCCAAGTACAAAAAAATGTACGACGAAGTCCTTGCCAAATACCGCCCACGCTTAGAGGGCAAGAAAGTCATGCTGTTTGTCGGCGGCCTTCGCCCACGCCACGTCATCGGTTCTTACGAAGACTTGGGAATGCACGTCATCGGCACAGGGTACGAGTTTGCCCATGATGATGACTACAAACGAACGACCGAAGAGATTGCCCGTTCGACCATCATCTATGACGACGTGAACGAGTATGAGTTGGAAGCGTTTGTGAAAAAGATGCAGCCAGATTTGGTCGCTTCGGGGATTAAAGAAAAATACGTCTTCCAAAAGATGGGC
- a CDS encoding transposase, whose protein sequence is MPRIARAESVGGIYHVINRGNMQMQVFDDAEDYEYFLKLLHEGLKKEAVELHAYCLMPNHFHLLLVSKAKGSLSRFMQWVMTSHVRYYHKKNKTSGHVWQGRYKSFMVQKESYYLSLLRYIEANALRAKLIEHAQNWPYGSLWERTNQQRGLLDESLVVLPTDWSLHVNTPLRDETLNAVRNSVNRQSPLGEVEWMEKTAQTFGLSSTLNARGRPRTKKEDD, encoded by the coding sequence ATGCCACGCATTGCTAGGGCTGAGAGTGTCGGGGGGATTTATCATGTCATCAACCGTGGAAACATGCAGATGCAAGTGTTTGATGATGCCGAGGATTATGAATATTTTTTAAAATTACTGCATGAGGGCTTGAAAAAAGAAGCGGTTGAACTTCACGCGTATTGCCTCATGCCAAACCATTTTCATCTTTTACTTGTGTCCAAGGCCAAGGGGAGCTTGAGTCGGTTTATGCAGTGGGTCATGACATCGCACGTGCGCTACTACCATAAGAAAAACAAAACATCAGGGCATGTTTGGCAGGGTCGCTACAAGAGTTTTATGGTGCAAAAAGAGAGTTACTACCTCTCCCTCTTGCGCTACATCGAGGCCAATGCTTTGCGCGCCAAACTCATAGAGCATGCCCAGAACTGGCCTTATGGTTCACTTTGGGAGAGAACAAATCAACAAAGAGGCTTACTTGATGAATCTTTGGTGGTATTGCCGACTGATTGGTCTTTACATGTAAACACACCCTTAAGAGATGAGACGCTAAACGCGGTACGCAACAGCGTCAATCGTCAAAGCCCTTTGGGAGAGGTAGAGTGGATGGAAAAAACAGCGCAAACCTTCGGGCTTTCTTCGACACTAAATGCACGCGGAAGGCCAAGAACGAAAAAGGAAGATGATTT
- a CDS encoding type II toxin-antitoxin system RelE/ParE family toxin, whose amino-acid sequence MLNYAFTFLDKFKKDYKDAKKKNPTLDTDFEEFLKAFDPARGDTVSGTSGAQKIRMPRANKGKSSGYRVYYFFTLGEKIYLLRLFAKSEQEELSLKEKIQLAEIIKAIQASGKKS is encoded by the coding sequence ATGCTTAACTACGCTTTTACTTTTTTGGATAAATTCAAAAAAGACTACAAAGACGCGAAAAAGAAAAACCCCACACTTGATACTGACTTTGAAGAGTTTTTAAAAGCATTTGACCCCGCAAGAGGCGATACTGTCTCAGGAACTAGCGGTGCCCAAAAAATAAGAATGCCAAGAGCCAACAAGGGTAAAAGTTCTGGGTATAGGGTTTATTATTTCTTCACCCTTGGTGAAAAAATCTATCTTCTAAGGTTATTCGCAAAAAGCGAACAAGAAGAACTCTCCCTAAAAGAAAAAATTCAACTAGCTGAAATTATTAAAGCCATACAAGCCAGTGGCAAGAAAAGTTGA